In the Microcaecilia unicolor chromosome 10, aMicUni1.1, whole genome shotgun sequence genome, one interval contains:
- the LOC115478581 gene encoding uncharacterized protein LOC115478581 — protein sequence MGRPRKAASTGANPSSPGVRTSTPELKSASRSSSASTASKSSVSTSVSNSHSTASLSAPTTSRKGAATPAGNPKGRGAVPRASQVKFTDTARGDSGDFKNNQEKLPNVASSTRAANVTNIKGDSLRKGTAASSQLSKETVMKIEKETRGQRNNPKWYEERENRITASMAHKIANSKYVNEKSTEVPQSYLKAVVNEGPRVQTPAMSWGIKNEKTAIKEYEELTSKKAGKDVKVEECGLFIHPDKSWLAASPDGIVHDGTSGKPVKLLEVKCPYKHRDHTVKDACKDASFCLEKNGDTYALKKDHSYYSQVQCQLAATGLAKADFVVHTKKETAVAPVEFDAKFWEKTEPKLEKFYYEAVIPHLERKNPVYLPEE from the coding sequence ATGGGTAGACCCCGGAAGGCCGCATCAACTGGAGCAAACCCTTCTTCTCCGGGAGTGAGAACCAGCACTCCTGAACTGAAGTCAGCCTCCAGGTCCTCCTCTGCTTCCACAGCCTCAAAGTCATCTGTATCTACTTCAGTGAGCAATTCGCATTCAACAGCATCTCTTAGTGCTCCCACCACTAGCAGAAAGGGGGCAGCGACCCCAGCAGGTAACCCAAAAGGCAGGGGAGCAGTGCCACGAGCTTCTCAAGTCAAGTTCACTGACACAGCCAGAGGTGATTCTGGAGACTTCAAAAATAATCAGGAAAAACTACCCAATGTAGCTTCTAGCACCAGAGCAGCTAATGTTACCAACATCAAAGGGGACAGCCTCAGAAAAGGCACTGCTGCATCCAGCCAACTAAGCAAGGAGACTGTGATGAAGATTGAGAAGGAAACCCGTGGCCAGCGGAACAACCCCAAGTGGTATGAAGAGAGGGAGAATCGTATTACAGCTTCCATGGCCCACAAGATAGCAAATAGCAAATACGTAAACGAGAAGAGCACAGAGGTACCCCAGTCTTACCTGAAGGCCGTGGTGAATGAAGGGCCCCGGGTGCAGACCCCGGCTATGTCATGGGGCATCAAGAATGAAAAGACAGCCATAAAGGAGTACGAGGAACTGACGTCCAAAAAAGCTGGAAAGGACGTGAAAGTGGAAGAGTGTGGCCTCTTCATTCACCCAGATAAGAGCTGGCTTGCAGCCAGCCCCGATGGCATTGTCCATGATGGCACCTCGGGTAAGCCGGTCAAGCTTTTGGAGGTCAAGTGCCCCTACAAGCACAGAGATCACACAGTGAAAGATGCCTGTAAGGATGCGTCTTTCTGCCTTGAAAAGAATGGCGATACCTATGCCCTGAAGAAAGATCACTCCTACTACAGCCAGGTGCAATGCCAGCTGGCAGCCACTGGACTGGCCAAAGCGGATTTTGTGGTTCACACCAAGAAAGAGACCGCTGTTGCCCCAGTAGAATTTGATGCCAAGTTCTGGGAGAAGACAGAGCCCAAGCTGGAGAAATTCTACTATGAGGCTGTAATCCCCCATCTGGAAAGGAAGAATCCTGTGTATCTCCCAGAAGAATGA